A segment of the Thiovulum sp. ES genome:
TATCTAAATTTTGTTTAAATTAAAGTTTTTTTCAAATTCTCACTATATTTGACGATTTTGAAATCAGTTATAAAGAAAGATATTATAAGGGGGAAACGATGGTTACATCTATTGGAAATATTTTCTCTCCTCAAAGTGGAACAAAAAGTGGAGAAGTTAATAATCTTAACCAAAAAGGTTCTGTAAAAGAAGAGAGTCGAGTTGATGCTATTGCACGAGCTATTGCTGAGGGAACTTATCAAATTGATTTAGATTCAACGGCTGTTGCTCTTTCTGAAGCTTTAAAAGGTTAATTTGTGTTAAAAAAGTATCTTGAAGGTGCTGTTACTGATTTACAACAATTAATGAAATTGACAGAAGAGGATATTGAAGATATTAAAAAGGGAAACCATATTGAAATTTTTGATAGAGCTTCTGTTAAAGAGAAATTAGTTGAAACTTTTGAGAGT
Coding sequences within it:
- a CDS encoding Anti-sigma-28 factor, FlgM (PFAM: Anti-sigma-28 factor, FlgM), translating into MVTSIGNIFSPQSGTKSGEVNNLNQKGSVKEESRVDAIARAIAEGTYQIDLDSTAVALSEALKG